One segment of Microbacterium arborescens DNA contains the following:
- a CDS encoding ABC transporter ATP-binding protein — translation MARKPLSRPADLIDGARPARSVLRLLARRPGRMSIAIGAFALKEIPMWFLPVITAAIIDIVAGGGEVTAVVGWFLVAAALLLQNYPNHILYTRSFMTVVRDTGADLRNALAARLQSLSIGYHSRVSSSIVQTKVVRDVENVELMLQQVTHPLLSATMVMIGALTMTAIAVPQFLPVYALAVPIAIGIRYGMRNRSRERNAVFRREVEVLSARVGEMASLMPVTRAHGLEETAVTRVSHGAEGVRRAGLHLDMLNGHVASISWVAMQLLGVGCLVLAAIFSLTGILPISPGEVVLLSTYFTLLTQGLTQLLMLIPVGARGLESVRSIAEVLQEPDLEQNEGKRRVDRIIGDIRLERASHRYAGASEDALHEIDLHIPAGCTYAFVGSSGSGKSTLLNLVLGFVRATSGRLTIDGADVQELDLRTVRRSVSVVPQESVLFEGTIRENIAYGLPDVADERIEQALRDANAWEFVSGQPDGWDTVVGERGARLSGGQRQRLAIARALVRDPRILLLDEATSALDPESEELVKEALGRLMTGRTTLVVAHRLSTIRQADRIVVLERGRIVEQGSHDDLLAASGRYAHLHATQS, via the coding sequence GTGGCTCGGAAACCGCTTTCCCGTCCCGCGGACCTGATCGACGGCGCTCGTCCGGCTCGATCCGTCCTGCGGCTGCTCGCCCGTCGGCCCGGACGCATGAGCATCGCGATCGGCGCCTTCGCGCTGAAAGAGATCCCGATGTGGTTCCTCCCGGTCATCACGGCGGCGATCATCGACATCGTCGCGGGCGGGGGAGAGGTGACCGCGGTCGTCGGGTGGTTCCTCGTCGCGGCCGCGTTGCTGCTGCAGAACTACCCGAACCACATCCTCTACACGCGCAGCTTCATGACCGTCGTGCGCGACACCGGCGCCGACCTGCGCAACGCGCTCGCCGCGCGGCTGCAGAGCCTGTCGATCGGCTATCACTCGCGGGTGAGCTCGTCGATCGTCCAGACGAAAGTCGTGCGCGACGTCGAGAACGTCGAGCTGATGCTGCAGCAGGTCACCCACCCGCTGCTCTCGGCGACGATGGTGATGATCGGCGCCCTCACGATGACCGCGATCGCGGTGCCCCAGTTCCTGCCGGTCTACGCTCTCGCGGTGCCGATCGCGATCGGCATCCGGTACGGCATGCGCAACCGCTCGCGAGAGCGCAACGCCGTCTTCCGCCGCGAGGTCGAGGTGCTCTCGGCGCGGGTGGGAGAGATGGCGTCGCTCATGCCGGTCACCCGCGCCCACGGCCTGGAGGAGACGGCGGTCACCCGCGTCTCGCACGGCGCCGAGGGGGTGCGGCGCGCAGGGCTACACCTCGACATGCTCAACGGTCACGTCGCGTCGATCTCGTGGGTGGCGATGCAGCTGCTCGGCGTCGGATGCCTCGTTCTCGCCGCGATCTTCTCGCTCACCGGCATCCTGCCGATATCTCCCGGCGAGGTCGTGCTGCTCTCGACCTACTTCACTCTGCTCACGCAGGGGCTCACGCAACTGCTGATGCTCATCCCGGTGGGCGCTCGCGGACTCGAGTCCGTGCGCTCGATCGCCGAAGTGCTGCAGGAGCCCGACCTCGAGCAGAACGAAGGCAAGCGCCGCGTCGACCGCATCATCGGCGACATCCGCCTCGAGAGAGCGAGCCACCGTTACGCGGGGGCGAGCGAGGACGCGCTCCACGAGATCGACCTGCACATCCCCGCGGGGTGCACGTACGCGTTCGTCGGCTCGTCGGGATCGGGTAAGTCGACGCTGCTCAACCTCGTCCTCGGTTTCGTGCGGGCCACGAGCGGGCGACTGACGATCGACGGAGCCGACGTGCAGGAACTCGACCTGCGCACCGTGCGGCGCTCGGTCTCGGTCGTGCCGCAGGAGTCGGTGCTGTTCGAAGGCACGATCCGCGAGAACATCGCCTACGGGCTGCCCGACGTCGCAGACGAGCGCATCGAGCAGGCGCTGCGCGATGCCAACGCGTGGGAGTTCGTCAGCGGCCAGCCGGACGGCTGGGACACGGTGGTCGGCGAGCGGGGAGCGCGTCTGTCGGGAGGGCAGCGTCAGCGGCTCGCGATCGCCCGTGCGCTGGTCCGCGACCCCCGCATCCTGCTGCTCGACGAGGCGACCTCGGCGCTCGACCCCGAATCGGAGGAGCTCGTGAAGGAGGCGCTGGGCAGGCTCATGACCGGTCGCACCACCCTCGTCGTCGCCCACCGCCTCTCGACGATCCGCCAGGCCGACCGCATCGTCGTGCTCGAGCGGGGCCGCATCGTCGAGCAGGGCTCGCACGACGATCTTCTGGCCGCCTCCGGCCGCTACGCCCACCTGCACGCCACCCAGTCCTGA
- a CDS encoding family 43 glycosylhydrolase, which yields MLREIYRDPVYDGATDPVVVIDRGAWWMFYTQRRATHPDPGPGVAWVHGSRIGVARSRDGVDWTYAGTLEPDAGGLTLVAGAPPAMVDRTHWAPEVVFDGSGWRMYLTEIDGVPDRWPGHARAIVEYRSTDLVSWHRTGPLDLASDRVIDAGVARGPDGRWRLWYKDEAADSITRVAVSDDLASWVDGGVAIGGRPHEGPSVFELDGRWWMIVDEWRGMGVFVSDDTVDWVRQGGADEVVLGAGTVPGQGFGHHGAPVRDGDALWYYFFAQPATTPDAGGDGAHADDVEGRRCAVYRVRLGVDGGRLMCEAEPAD from the coding sequence GTGCTCAGAGAGATCTACCGGGATCCGGTGTACGACGGGGCGACCGATCCGGTCGTCGTCATCGACCGGGGTGCGTGGTGGATGTTCTACACGCAGCGCCGCGCGACGCACCCCGACCCCGGACCGGGAGTCGCCTGGGTGCACGGCTCGCGCATCGGAGTCGCACGCTCGCGCGACGGCGTCGACTGGACATACGCGGGCACGCTCGAACCGGATGCCGGCGGCCTCACTCTCGTCGCCGGGGCGCCCCCGGCGATGGTCGACCGCACGCACTGGGCGCCCGAGGTCGTGTTCGACGGCAGCGGATGGCGGATGTACCTGACCGAGATCGACGGTGTTCCCGATCGCTGGCCGGGTCACGCCCGCGCGATCGTGGAGTACCGCTCGACCGACCTCGTCTCGTGGCATCGCACAGGCCCGCTCGATCTCGCGAGCGACCGCGTCATCGATGCCGGGGTCGCGCGCGGCCCCGACGGGAGGTGGCGGCTCTGGTACAAGGACGAGGCCGCCGACTCGATCACGCGGGTCGCCGTCTCGGACGACCTCGCGTCGTGGGTCGACGGCGGCGTCGCGATCGGCGGGCGTCCGCACGAGGGACCCAGTGTCTTCGAGCTCGATGGGCGGTGGTGGATGATCGTCGACGAGTGGCGGGGGATGGGGGTCTTCGTCTCGGACGACACCGTCGATTGGGTGCGCCAGGGGGGTGCCGACGAGGTCGTGCTCGGAGCCGGAACCGTGCCCGGCCAGGGGTTCGGGCACCACGGAGCCCCGGTCCGCGACGGAGACGCCCTCTGGTACTACTTCTTCGCGCAGCCGGCCACGACTCCGGATGCCGGTGGCGACGGGGCCCATGCCGACGACGTCGAGGGCCGCCGGTGCGCGGTGTACCGGGTGCGGCTGGGTGTCGACGGGGGTCGTCTGATGTGCGAGGCTGAACCGGCGGACTGA
- a CDS encoding ABC transporter substrate-binding protein — protein sequence MFSRKRALATVAIATGAALTLAGCAGGDTPAADATFDPDEKVTLNLAFWGNDVRAELYNEAIAAFNEEYPNITVNATFLTFPEFWEKRQTEAAGGGLPDVMQFDYSYLRQYSENNLLLDLEPYLGDIIEIDALPQNILDIGVVGDTTYGIATSTNAWGMFTNPKLIEQAGVEEFDGGSWDDYSDWIASVTDASGGAYWGGTDYTGRIQNFELQLRAEGSQLFDENGEPGFDEARLTQFWEDGAELRESGAVIGQQRLEEALPLSGFDAALTASELTWDNFGGGYLGNLGEGYTELGLVAPPVTKEGAKDLYLKPSMLHTISAKTEHPAAAATLVNFLVNSPESGEIFGTNRGLPASQTALDAADLDPLSQQVKEYEESIADRLGDAPPVPIVGYGTIEEEFRKLGTELAFGTITVDEAVDRFFSQMDITLNG from the coding sequence ATGTTCAGCAGAAAGCGGGCACTGGCCACGGTCGCCATCGCGACGGGCGCCGCGCTCACCCTGGCGGGCTGTGCCGGCGGCGACACCCCCGCCGCGGACGCGACCTTCGATCCCGACGAGAAGGTCACCCTCAACCTCGCGTTCTGGGGCAACGACGTTCGCGCGGAGCTCTACAACGAGGCGATCGCGGCCTTCAACGAGGAATACCCGAACATCACGGTCAACGCGACGTTCCTGACCTTCCCCGAGTTCTGGGAGAAGCGTCAGACCGAGGCCGCCGGCGGCGGGCTCCCCGACGTCATGCAGTTCGACTACTCGTACCTGCGGCAGTACTCCGAGAACAACCTCCTGCTCGACCTCGAGCCGTACCTCGGCGACATCATCGAGATCGACGCGCTGCCGCAGAACATCCTCGATATCGGTGTCGTGGGCGACACGACCTACGGCATCGCGACGTCGACGAACGCCTGGGGCATGTTCACCAACCCGAAGCTGATCGAGCAGGCCGGTGTCGAGGAGTTCGACGGTGGTTCGTGGGACGACTACTCGGACTGGATCGCCAGCGTCACCGACGCGTCCGGGGGAGCGTACTGGGGCGGCACCGACTACACCGGGCGCATCCAGAACTTCGAGCTCCAGCTTCGCGCCGAAGGGTCGCAGCTGTTCGACGAGAACGGCGAGCCCGGCTTCGACGAGGCGCGACTGACCCAGTTCTGGGAGGACGGCGCCGAGCTCCGCGAGAGCGGGGCCGTCATCGGCCAGCAGCGCCTCGAGGAGGCCCTGCCGCTCTCGGGCTTCGACGCCGCTCTCACGGCGAGCGAGCTGACGTGGGACAACTTCGGCGGCGGCTACCTGGGCAACCTGGGCGAGGGATACACCGAGCTCGGTCTCGTCGCCCCGCCGGTCACGAAGGAGGGCGCGAAGGACCTGTACCTCAAGCCCTCGATGCTCCACACGATCTCGGCGAAGACCGAGCACCCCGCCGCCGCGGCGACGCTCGTCAACTTCCTCGTGAACTCGCCCGAGTCGGGCGAGATCTTCGGCACGAACCGTGGCCTGCCGGCCTCGCAGACCGCTCTCGACGCGGCCGACCTCGACCCGCTGAGCCAGCAGGTCAAGGAGTACGAGGAGTCGATCGCCGACCGCCTCGGCGACGCGCCGCCCGTTCCGATCGTCGGCTACGGCACGATCGAGGAGGAGTTCCGCAAGCTCGGCACCGAGCTCGCCTTCGGCACGATCACCGTCGACGAAGCCGTCGATCGCTTCTTCTCGCAGATGGACATCACCCTCAACGGATGA
- a CDS encoding carbohydrate ABC transporter permease, translating to MTTTATRVIVTKDSSRRGLVRKQRPEHLDRPGARKRAVRENIAGYGFLLPWLVGFFGLTLVPMAYSLYLSFTSYNIFSPPKWIGFDNYIRLFTNDPSFMQSAQITLIYVLVGTPISLIAALLIALLLNYRDRGAAFFRSAFYAPSLIGASVSVAIVWRAMFATDGPVDNGLNVFGIDLGGWIGNPGLILPMMILLAVWQFGATMVIFLAGLKQIPKELYEAAEMDGANAVRRFRAVTVPMLSPVIFFNLLLGLIGAFQVFGSAYIISNGTGGPAGMTNFITVYLYKTGFADGRMGYAAAIAWVLLVVVAIIALILFRTQKSWVHYSGDNR from the coding sequence GTGACCACTACCGCCACACGGGTGATCGTCACCAAGGACTCGTCGCGCCGCGGCCTCGTCCGCAAGCAGCGGCCCGAACACCTCGACCGCCCCGGCGCCCGCAAGCGCGCCGTCCGCGAGAACATCGCGGGGTACGGCTTCCTCCTGCCGTGGCTCGTCGGGTTCTTCGGGCTCACGCTCGTTCCGATGGCGTACTCGCTGTACCTGTCGTTCACGAGCTACAACATCTTCTCGCCGCCGAAGTGGATCGGCTTCGACAACTACATCCGGCTCTTCACCAACGACCCGAGCTTCATGCAGTCGGCGCAGATCACCCTGATCTACGTGCTCGTGGGAACGCCGATCTCGCTGATCGCCGCTCTCCTGATCGCGCTGCTGCTGAACTACCGCGACCGTGGTGCGGCGTTCTTCCGCTCGGCGTTCTACGCCCCCTCGCTCATCGGCGCCTCGGTCTCGGTCGCGATCGTGTGGCGTGCGATGTTCGCCACCGACGGCCCCGTCGACAACGGCCTGAACGTGTTCGGCATCGACCTCGGCGGATGGATCGGAAACCCCGGGCTCATCCTGCCGATGATGATCCTGCTGGCCGTCTGGCAGTTCGGCGCGACGATGGTGATCTTCCTCGCCGGTCTCAAGCAGATCCCGAAGGAGCTGTACGAGGCGGCCGAGATGGACGGGGCGAACGCCGTCCGCCGCTTCCGCGCCGTGACGGTGCCGATGCTCTCGCCCGTCATCTTCTTCAACCTGCTGCTCGGCCTCATCGGCGCGTTCCAGGTGTTCGGGTCGGCCTACATCATCTCCAACGGCACCGGCGGCCCCGCCGGGATGACGAACTTCATCACGGTCTACCTCTACAAGACCGGATTCGCCGACGGCCGCATGGGATACGCCGCCGCGATCGCGTGGGTGCTCCTCGTCGTCGTCGCCATCATCGCCCTCATCCTCTTCCGCACCCAGAAGTCGTGGGTGCACTACTCGGGAGACAACCGATGA
- a CDS encoding carbohydrate ABC transporter permease has translation MTTSPTSPLTSEAIFAEQQTTPMPPARRRVRRKTWQTIIWFAVLIVITAVVLYPLVWLLLSTFKPNSEFGQNMGLLPNAPTIENYIKVAEGIAGVPMWRFFANSLLIAGVSVIGTVLSSALAAYAFARLQFKGLGILFAAMIGTLLLPFHVVIIPQYIIFNNLGMVDTYWPLLLPKFLATEAFFVFLLVQFIRQMPRDMDEAAKIDGAGHLRIFWSIILPLIKPALITCAIFSFIWAWNDFLGPLLYLTSPENYPLPIALRLYNDQTSSSDYGATVTASFIALVPILLFFIVFQKFLVDGVATQGLKG, from the coding sequence ATGACCACGTCACCCACCTCACCGCTCACGAGCGAAGCCATCTTCGCCGAGCAGCAGACCACGCCGATGCCGCCCGCGCGACGCAGGGTCAGGCGCAAGACCTGGCAGACGATCATCTGGTTCGCCGTGCTGATCGTCATCACCGCCGTCGTGCTCTACCCGCTGGTCTGGCTGCTGCTGTCGACGTTCAAGCCCAACAGCGAGTTCGGCCAGAACATGGGGCTACTGCCCAACGCGCCGACGATCGAGAACTACATCAAGGTCGCCGAGGGCATCGCGGGCGTGCCGATGTGGCGCTTCTTCGCCAACTCGCTGCTCATCGCCGGTGTCTCGGTGATCGGGACCGTGCTGTCGTCGGCGCTCGCGGCCTACGCCTTCGCCCGCCTGCAGTTCAAGGGACTCGGCATCCTGTTCGCCGCGATGATCGGCACGCTGCTGCTGCCGTTCCACGTCGTGATCATCCCGCAGTACATCATCTTCAACAATCTGGGGATGGTGGACACGTACTGGCCGCTGCTGCTGCCGAAGTTCCTCGCGACCGAGGCGTTCTTCGTGTTCCTCCTCGTGCAGTTCATCCGGCAGATGCCGCGCGATATGGACGAGGCCGCGAAGATCGACGGCGCGGGACACCTGCGCATCTTCTGGTCGATCATCCTGCCGCTCATCAAGCCGGCTCTCATCACGTGCGCGATCTTCAGCTTCATCTGGGCGTGGAACGACTTCCTCGGCCCGCTGCTCTACCTCACGAGCCCCGAGAACTACCCGCTGCCGATCGCGCTGCGCCTCTACAACGACCAGACCTCGTCGAGCGACTACGGCGCGACCGTGACGGCGTCGTTCATCGCGTTGGTCCCGATCCTGCTCTTCTTCATCGTCTTCCAGAAGTTCCTGGTCGACGGCGTCGCCACGCAGGGTCTGAAGGGCTAG
- a CDS encoding ABC transporter substrate-binding protein, producing MKANRLLATVGIVAAGALALTGCGGAQTPPAAAFDPDEKVTLTYAFWGNDDRAKRYDELIAAFNEEYPNITVNVSFTDFPSYWEKRQTEAAGGGLPDVFQFSDSYLRQYGESGNLLDLAEVADQIDMTTFDDGLLGTGALNGTQYSLPTGYSLWANFVNDDLVAQAGVAAPDGGTDFAAFDEWMAEVTDTTGGSIYGGTDYTQRIQVFELALRADGGNLYTDDGELGFTKDQLREFWESGAGLRDGVTVPQQRLEELSPKSGFGAALTASEMSWSNFLGGYLADSGASSISIVAPPTAKEGSKDLYRQAGLQVAISAKTEHPQAAALFLDFVVNSEAAGQVFGTTLGFPASTSKLAGATLEGADKQVADYIESAADRIGDAPPVPVAGYGSLEQTFWELGKSLGLGTTSVDQAVDQFFSEAEVVLG from the coding sequence ATGAAGGCCAACCGCCTGCTCGCAACCGTCGGCATCGTCGCCGCCGGCGCGCTGGCACTGACCGGATGCGGCGGCGCGCAGACGCCTCCCGCAGCCGCGTTCGATCCCGACGAGAAGGTCACGCTGACCTATGCGTTCTGGGGCAACGACGACCGCGCGAAGCGCTACGACGAGCTGATCGCGGCGTTCAACGAGGAGTACCCGAACATCACCGTCAACGTCAGCTTCACCGACTTCCCGAGCTACTGGGAGAAGCGGCAGACCGAGGCCGCAGGCGGGGGACTGCCGGATGTCTTCCAGTTCTCCGACAGCTACCTGCGGCAGTACGGCGAATCGGGCAACCTGCTCGACCTCGCCGAGGTCGCCGACCAGATCGACATGACCACCTTCGACGACGGGCTCCTCGGCACCGGAGCGCTGAACGGCACGCAGTACTCGCTGCCGACCGGCTACAGCCTGTGGGCCAACTTCGTCAACGACGACCTCGTCGCCCAGGCCGGCGTCGCGGCCCCCGACGGCGGCACCGACTTCGCCGCATTCGACGAGTGGATGGCCGAGGTCACCGACACGACCGGCGGCTCGATCTACGGCGGCACCGACTACACCCAGCGCATCCAGGTGTTCGAGCTGGCGCTTCGCGCCGACGGCGGCAACCTGTACACCGACGACGGCGAGCTCGGTTTCACCAAGGATCAGCTGCGCGAGTTCTGGGAGAGTGGGGCAGGCCTGCGCGACGGCGTCACCGTGCCGCAGCAGCGTCTCGAGGAGCTCTCGCCCAAGTCGGGCTTCGGGGCGGCTCTGACAGCCAGCGAGATGAGCTGGAGCAACTTCCTCGGCGGCTACCTCGCCGACTCGGGCGCTTCGTCGATCTCGATCGTCGCCCCGCCCACGGCCAAGGAGGGCTCGAAGGACCTCTACCGTCAGGCGGGCCTCCAGGTTGCGATCTCGGCCAAGACCGAGCACCCGCAGGCGGCAGCGCTGTTCCTCGACTTCGTCGTGAACTCCGAGGCGGCGGGTCAGGTCTTCGGCACGACGCTCGGGTTCCCGGCGTCGACGTCGAAGCTCGCCGGCGCCACCCTCGAGGGCGCCGACAAGCAGGTCGCCGATTACATCGAGTCGGCCGCCGACCGCATCGGCGATGCTCCGCCCGTGCCCGTCGCCGGGTACGGCTCGCTCGAGCAGACGTTCTGGGAGCTCGGCAAGTCGCTCGGCCTCGGGACCACCTCGGTGGACCAGGCTGTGGATCAGTTCTTCTCCGAAGCCGAGGTCGTGCTCGGCTGA
- a CDS encoding GntR family transcriptional regulator codes for MTTADTVWPESIGAELDRTGPVPLYFQVSTRLEHEIRTGNIAPGARLENEIAIAERLGLSRPTIRRAIQELVDKGLLVRRRGVGTQVVQGQVTRQVELTSLYEDLDNAQQGPATRVLEHEVRAADAASAIALGVAEGSDILYLRRQRLTGSTPIAILENYLPADLADLGRDELEERGLYQLLRARGIAIRIAKQKIGARRAQGDEHTLLGTERGGPVLTMERIAFDNTGRAIEFGHHCYRPDMYTFETTVVAR; via the coding sequence ATGACCACCGCCGACACCGTCTGGCCCGAGAGCATCGGCGCCGAACTCGATCGGACCGGCCCCGTTCCGCTGTACTTCCAGGTCTCGACGCGGCTCGAGCACGAGATCCGCACGGGGAACATCGCGCCGGGCGCGCGCCTCGAGAACGAGATCGCCATCGCCGAGCGACTCGGCCTCTCCCGGCCCACGATCCGTCGCGCCATCCAGGAGCTGGTCGACAAGGGGCTCCTGGTCCGCCGCCGCGGCGTCGGCACGCAGGTCGTGCAGGGCCAGGTCACGCGCCAGGTCGAACTGACGAGCCTGTACGAAGACCTCGACAACGCCCAGCAGGGTCCGGCGACACGGGTCCTCGAGCACGAGGTGCGCGCTGCCGACGCGGCGAGCGCGATCGCCCTCGGAGTGGCGGAAGGCTCCGACATCCTCTACCTGCGCCGACAGCGGCTCACCGGCTCGACGCCGATCGCGATCCTCGAGAACTACCTTCCCGCCGACCTCGCCGACCTCGGTCGCGACGAGCTCGAAGAGCGCGGGCTCTACCAGCTCCTCCGCGCCCGCGGCATCGCGATCCGCATCGCGAAGCAGAAGATCGGCGCCCGCCGCGCCCAGGGCGATGAGCACACGCTGCTGGGAACCGAGCGCGGCGGACCGGTGTTGACGATGGAGCGCATCGCTTTCGACAACACCGGCCGCGCGATCGAGTTCGGCCACCACTGCTACCGACCCGACATGTACACCTTCGAGACGACGGTCGTCGCCCGCTGA